The Schistosoma haematobium chromosome 7, whole genome shotgun sequence genome contains a region encoding:
- a CDS encoding hypothetical protein (EggNog:ENOG410MW08~COG:C), translating into MFHRSCRLLLRLRTVYKPSACFSSGERQILPVATQRSVIYRSIILTNHDLPLLSFKRFMSYPPHLVIKLPNLSPTMETGTVVSWAKNEGDEVSEGDLLAEIETDKATMSFDANESGYLAKILAPAGSKDIPVGTALCIIVQDESAVSAFKDYVTGPTEQVSTPKTEVPKPQVPPAAAPQPSPATPKPITPTPKAPATGERAVVSPFARRLAAEKGLDLSNVVGTGMYGMIRSTDLNLESIDQKASTMTGGPMLNYGKFEDINVSNMRSVIAKRLTESKRTIPHYYLTMDIQVDEILEIRSKINSSLSNLNDSKSDEPVPKISLNDILIKAASLTCLKVPECNSSWHGDFIRQYHTVDVSVAVAIPSGLITPIIFSADTKGLIQINKEMRMLVTKAKQNKLKPQEYQGGTFSISNLGMFGITNFCAIINPPQACILTVGSTRPKILPDNKNPKGFKEANILSVTLCCDHRVVDGAVGAYWLSEFKKILENPALFLI; encoded by the exons ATGTTTCATCGGTCCTGTAGACTTCTTCTGAGGTTGCGCACTGTCTACAAACCGAGTGCTTGCTTTTCGAGTGGAGAAAGACAAATTTTGCCAGTTGCTACACAGAGGTCTGTCATTTACAG GTCGATCATCCTAACGAATCATGATTTGCCTTTGTTGTCTTTCAAACGTTTTATGT CTTATCCTCCTCATCTCGTAATTAAGCTTCCCAACTTATCTCCTACTATGGAGACAGGTACGGTTGTAAGCTGGGCAAAGAACGAAGGCGATGAA GTTTCGGAAGGTGACCTACTTGCTGAAATCGAAACAGACAAAGCAACTATGTCATTTGACGCTAATGAGTCCGGATATCTTGCGAAAATCTTGGCCCCTGCTGGAAGCAAAGATATACCTGTCGGAACA GCTCTATGTATCATAGTTCAAGACGAGAGTGCCGTTTCGGCTTTCAAGGATTATGTAACTGGACCAACA GAACAAGTTTCTACTCCGAAAACTGAAGTACCCAAACCTCAGGTCCCTCCTGCTGCTGCTCCTCAGCCCTCACCAGCTACACCTAAACCTATTACTCCTACTCCCAAAGCACCAGCAACCGGCGAAAGGGCTGTTGTTTCACCGTTCGCTCGTCGTTTGGCTGCTGAAAAGGGACTTGATTTGTCAAATGTAGTTGGCACTGGCATGTACGGCATGATTCGTTCGACTGACTTAAATCTTGAATCTATTGATCAAAAAGCTAGCACAATGACTGGTGGTCCAATGTTAAATTATGGAAAATTCGAGGATATTAATGTTAGCAACATGCGATCA GTAATTGCTAAACGATTAACTGAATCAAAACGAACTATTCcacattattatttaacaaTGGATATTCAAGTAGATGAAATTTTAGAAATACGCTctaaaattaattcaagtttatCTAATTTAAACGACTCAAAATCTGATGAACCTGTGCCAAAAATAAGTTTAAATGATATTCTTATAAAAGCAGCATCATTGACATGTTTAAAAGTACCTGAATGTAATTCATCTTGGCATGGTGATTTTATTCGACA ATATCATACTGTCGATGTAAGTGTAGCTGTGGCTATTCCTTCTGGATTAATCACACCAATAATATTTTCTGCAGATACAAAG GGTTTAATACAAATCAATAAAGAAATGCGAATGTTAGTTACTAAAGCTAAACAGAATAAATTAAAACCTCAAGAATATCAG gGTGGAACATTTTCAATTTCTAATTTGGGGATGTTTGGAATTACTAATTTCTGTGCTATAATTAATCCACCTCAAGCGTGTATTCTTACTGTAGGTAGTACAAGACCAAAAATTCTACCAGATAATAAAAATCCTAAAGG ATTTAAAGAAGCGAATATTTTATCAGTTACATTATGCTGTGATCATCGTGTTGTTGATGGAGCAGTTGGAGCTTATTGgcttagtgaatttaaaaagaTTTTAGAGAATCCAGCactttttcttatttaa